A single Botrytis cinerea B05.10 chromosome 1, complete sequence DNA region contains:
- the Bcbik1 gene encoding Bcbik1 yields the protein MSTTRISTPKRSPKKSTFVKTGILTTKSTPNLNASYNLALLQASGATPVPAYPSNNGQSFALNNPRSQPSRQVSLASLTSNSLATIPDASKRYPLSTVFDEDMPTVGNMPPYTPARVGGGPEELEVGDIVDVPGNMYGIVKFVGSVQGKKGVFAGVELSETFASKGKNNGDVEGIQYFDTTIDGAGIFLPVNRAKRRSTPSSHDESFPLSPASPSMGNRAGRLGSELNGQPTPLLPKFGQSVGPGRAANPYVQKTRPSMATPTTSRPESPVRRAANANPSLNTPAQRVPSRYASPAQANFGQSVRGTQDSRDPSKKVGYTPRNGMKTPIPPRSVSALGTGNRPAPMNSMNFSDEETPPAEIARTATNGSVGSVSSFNAKLRPASRSASRTTSRATDDEFERLRSLLEDRDREIKEQASIIEDMEKTLSEAQSLMENNNENASGRHSQGSVDDKDATQLRAIIREKNDKIAMLTAEFDQHRADFRSTIDTLEMAGAETERVYDERMRVLVMELDTMHENSHDVKHVAVQLKQLEELVQELEEGLEDARRGEAEARGEVEFLRGEVERTRSELRREREKTAEALSNANSPTSASAETHSKEIAQRDDEIRGLKAIIHSLSRDAIPDGNFSDHEATPNILRPGLNRSRTESASVSEEERRTREKLEREVSELRALVESKDNKEEQMERELEGLRRGSVSNPTTHRTSAMSSGTVTQDRNSLQDNKSTVVSWRERGASDARRYNLDSMPENDSYSSAAEDFCELCETSGHDVLHCPMFGPNGNSSNSKDESPKQQRTGKDVVMEGLKLSPKPSQEEYKPAPLAPAKKSPDASPIKTVPNLMEPGPAPGKESGVINMDKWCGVCERDGHDSIDCPFEDAF from the exons ATGTCTACCACAAGAATCTCAACACCGAAAAGGTCCCCCAAAAAATCGACTTTTGTCAAAACTGGAATCTTGACCACCAAATCAACGCCCAATCTCAACGCCTCCTATAATTTGGCATTACTACAAGCTTCAGGAGCTACACCCGTTCCTGCATATCCTTCCAATAACGGTCAAAGTTTTGCCCTAAATAATCCTAGGTCGCAACCGTCTCGACAAGTCTCACTCGCTTCCCTTACCTCGAATTCACTTGCGACAATCCCGGATGCAAGCAAGAGATACCCTCTTTCTACAGTCTTTGATGAGGATATGCCAACAGTAGGCAACATGCCGCCATACACACCTGCTCGAGTTGGCGGTGGACCGGAAGAACTAGAGGTTGGTGATATAGTCGATGTGCCAGGTAACATGTATGGTATCGTCAAATTTGTTGGCAGTGTGCAAGGCAAAAAGGGTGTATTTGCTGGGGTAGAATTAAGTGAAACGTTTGCTTCGAAAGGGAAAAACAATGGCGATGTCGAAGG AATTCAATACTTTGACACAACCATCGATGGTGCTGGGATTTTTCTTCCAGTCAACAGGGCGAAGAGACGTAGCACCCCTTCGTCGCATGATGAGTCATTTCCCCTTTCACCGGCGTCTCCATCGATGGGCAATAGGGCTGGGAGATTAGGATCTGAATTAAATGGTCAGCCAACACCTTTGTTACCAAAATTCGGTCAATCTGTTGGTCCAGGCAGAGCGGCAAACCCATATGTCCAAAAAACACGTCCATCCATGGCTACACCTACCACCTCAAGACCGGAATCACCAGTTCGAAGAGCAGCCAATGCCAACCCATCATTAAATACACCTGCACAAAGAGTCCCATCTCGATATGCAAGCCCTGCGCAGGCAAACTTTGGACAGAGCGTTAGAGGAACACAAGATTCTAGAGATCCAAGTAAGAAAGTTGGCTACACCCCCCGAAATGGCATGAAAACACCAATACCTCCACGAAGTGTTTCTGCACTTGGAACGGGGAATAGACCTGCACCAATGAACTCGATGAATTTCAGTGATGAAGAGACACCTCCTGCAGAGATTGCACGTACGGCAACAAACGGAAGCGTAGGCTCAGTCTCTTCTTTCAACGCGAAATTACGTCCAGCATCAAGATCCGCATCGCGTACAACTTCCAGGGCTACCGACGACGAATTTGAGCGATTGAGAAGTTTGTTAGAAGATCGCGATAGGGAAATAAAAGAACAGGCTTCTATTATAGAAGACATGGAGAAAACTCTCAGTGAAGCACAATCGTTGATGGAGAACAATAACGAGAACGCAAGTGGTAGACATAGTCAGGGAAGTGTGGATGACAAGGACGCAACACAGTTGAGAGCAATAATACGTGAAAAGAACGACAAAATCGCCATGCTGACTGCCGAGTTTGATCAGCATCGAGCTGATTTCAGAAGCACGATAGACACGCTCGAAATGGCCGGTGCGGAAACCGAGCGAGTGTACGACGAGCGCATGCGTGTTCTCGTAATGGAGCTCGATACAATGCACGAGAATAGTCATGATGTAAAGCACGTTGCTGTACAACTGAAACAGCTAGAAGAGCTCGTTCAGGAGCTCGAGGAAGGTCTTGAAGATGCACGACGTGGTGAAGCCGAAGCTCGGGGAGAAGTTGAGTTCTTGCGTGGAGAGGTTGAAAGAACTCGATCTGAACTCCGCCGCGAGCGAGAGAAGACTGCCGAAGCTCTTAGCAACGCAAATTCTCCTACGAGCGCAAGTGCGGAAACACATTCCAAAGAGATTGCTCAGAGAGATGACGAGATTCGTGGATTGAAAGCCATCATCCACTCGCTCAGCAGAGATGCCATACCTGATGGGAATTTCTCGGATCATGAGGCAACACCAAATATTCTACGACCTGGACTAAACCGAAGTCGAACAGAAAGTGCTTCGGTTTCTGAGGAGGAGCGCCGTACTCGGGAAAAGCTAGAGCGAGAAGTGAGTGAGCTTCGTGCTCTCGTCGAAAGCAAAGACAATAAAGAAGAACAAATGGAGCGCGAGTTGGAGGGATTGCGAAGAGGAAGTGTTAGCAATCCTACTACGCATCGTACTAGTGCCATGAGCAGCGGAACTGTGACTCAGGATAGGAATTCTCTCCAAGACAATAAGAGCACAGTTGTAAGCTGGCGAGAACGTGGTGCCTCAGATGCTCGCCGCTACAATCTGGATTCAATGCCAGAGAATGACAGCTACTCCTCTGCAGCTGAGGATTTCTGTGAATTATGCGAAACCTCAGGTCATGATGTTCTACATTGCCCGATGTTTGGCCCCAATGGTAACAGCAGCAATTCTAAGGATGAGTCACCTAAACAGCAACGAACAGGAAAAGACGTTGTCATGGAGGGACTTAAATTATCACCCAAACCTTCTCAAGAAGAATACAAACCGGCGCCGTTAGCGCCAGCTAAGAAGTCGCCTGATGCGTCGCCTATCAAGACTGTTCCCAACCTTATGGAACCAGGACCTGCCCCAGGAAAGGAAAGTGGAGTAATCAACATGGATAAATGGTGCGGTGTATGTGAAAGAGATGGACATGACAGTATTGATTGTCCTTTTGAAGATGCTTTTTAG